A stretch of DNA from Agelaius phoeniceus isolate bAgePho1 chromosome 4, bAgePho1.hap1, whole genome shotgun sequence:
TATTCTCAGGTGAAGTAGTAGTAATTCGGCATTTATAATTACATAGTAACATCCACAGAAATTCACTGTGGTGTAAGATACATGGCTACAGAGGAAAAACATGGATAAGAAATCCACCACAACTAAAGATCCTGTCTTTAGAGATATGCTTCATATAcatcaaaacaataaaaaaaagtagaccaaataaaaaaataaattatcatgTACACACTTTTCACCAAAACATGATATTTTCACCATTATAAAAAGTTACCTTCTGTTAGGAGAACTTGTAGTAGAATAAAAGCTTCTTGTAAAAGCTTTTACTCTTGCAATagcataaataatttttttaaaagcctgaACAATGCAGTCTTTTAAGTACTATTTTTAACTTTGTAGCTTGGTGTATCACTCTAACATTCTCAAATACAACATTCCAAAAACAACCCCTCTCTGGCATTTTGCCTTCTATTTCGAAGTTAACTTTAGCACCTCAGCTCATGTTAGAGGCTACAGTTTCCTCCATCACTCAGATTTGCCCTCCAATTGACATTTGTATCTCCCTTTCTTTAGAAGATCTTGCTCAATAACATTCCTTACTGTTATTATTTACCTTTTGCCCAGAATAATCTGAAGGATCTACAGCCAGAACTCCCTGTTCTTCAGTTTGTGTTACACTACATGCTGTTTCAACTTTCTTTGGCTTAAGACCAGGTTGCTGACTTTCTTCTTTTAGTTTTACgatatttttctttgttcctATACTTTCCTCTTTTCTCAGCTCTTCATAGGTGAAACCCAAAGAAGACATTAactcttttaaatttttattttctaaaataaagtTTGTATTTGCTTTCTGAAGTTCATCAAGCCGTTCTGAAGTTTCTTGCTTGATCCTGTCTATCTTTCTTTGCAGTACATGTTTTTCCTCCTGTAAGTCAGAAATGGTTTGATAACAGCTAGTTTTGCAGTCTTGGAGTTCTGAAACTAAGGTCCTGTATTTGTCTTGCTCACACTTTATCTCTGCCAAATGTGCCAACAAAGTTTCTTTTTCGCCTTCTGAAAGAGCTATTCTTTGtaaatttctctttctctcttgcaTTAATTCATTATATTTTGCTACACAGTTCTCCTTGTCTTGTAATAATTTAGCCATTTCTTTGAAGCacctgcttctttcttctttcaggTCAGAAAGCAGCTGGAAGTACCTCATTTTCCTTCCATTCAGGGATAGAGCACTCCCATGAAGTCTATTTGGTGAAATTGTCCATGAGTCTTTTTCAGAATTCCTATTTTTCTCTTCAACATATGAGAGATTGTTGGAAAAATTTGCAACTAAAAATGTTCCTGGAGTCATGGTGCTTTCTCCTGTGAGGTTATCATAACACCCATCTGCAACTTCTTTCTCATTAAGTAAGTTTTGGAATGAAACAACGTTAGCTTCATCTGCTGCTAAAACATATTGAAAATATGCATCCATCTCCTCTTCCAGGGCACACATCATCTGAGCATATTTGTCATTCTCCTGTTGTAATATGCTGACTTTTTGGGCGTAATTCTCATTCTCTTGCATCAGCAGAAATATCCTCTGAGAACACGCAGCCACTGCTTTTTCCAGTACAGATATTCTCACATTACATTCATTTCCAGCTTCCCAGGTTGATAGAGGACAGAAACACTTATAAAAACTTTTCCTTGGCTGGAATAGTTTGCTTATGCACACAGGCCTCTCTTGCAGAGGAAACAGCAATTTAAGTGGATATCTCTCTTCATCTGATGAAAAAAAGTTCTGAGAGTATTCATGTTGCACATTTTTAGCAGCTATTTTTTGACACGAGAAATCCTTATTTGGTTCATGGAGTTTCAAGGTCtgatctttcctttttttcaggcTGATATTGCTGGAGGGGCTTGTTTGGTGAGTTGGTTTCTCAGTCTGCTTTCCTTTCGCTTCCATTTCAATTATGTCTTCTCCATTACATCCTCTATTCACATCAGGGATGCAGTTTTCTgaagtcttttcttctttctccattCGTTCAGGACTCCCTCCAAAACACTTTTTAAAGGCTTTGGAATCAACAGGTAAACTTTGGGCACCCtgcatgctatggagactttcTCTGGCTACCACTCCTGGCTTCCCACGACTGAATAATTCAGTTTTGTAGGAAACTTTAGAACTTTCCTCAAGATCACAGGTCACCTGTTGTTGTTGGGCTTCATCATTCTGTATTTCCTCTCTTTCAGCTCTCCCTGTAAAGATTTTTTGGTGATACTTTTCATCATCCACATCTTTATCCAgacattttttttcacttgcactTCCTGGCAGaatttgcttgttttcccaaTGTTTTTCCATGTTGCATTCTTCTAGAGATGCTGTGAAAATTTCAGCCACAGTGGAAGACAAcattccatgaagaaattcagtAGCTCTGTCATAAAATCCTCCTTTTGCAACAATGCAAAGGCCATCAGGCCAAAGATTAGTATTTGTCTCACAGAAACTCAAATTCCTCACTTTCTTCTCAGTGGTGAAAGCTGCTATGTTACATCTTCCAGGTTCAAACAAGGTCAGTTGGAGCTTCTTCCTCATTAAGATTTCAACCACAGAAGCAGGGAATGTCTTCACTGGTGGAGTTACAGTGTGTTCCTTCAAGAGACAAAAGGTTTCTTCATCTTTGGTTTCCTTACTTGTCTCATCACTGGGTAACTTCTCAGAACAAGGGGGAAGCAGTCCTGCTGCATGATGACTTGGGGTACACCTGAGCAAAGTGAAACTGTCCTCTAGAGTATTTGCCCTCCGTGGTCCAAGGGTGACCTAATGACAGCAAATGAGAAATGTTTCAAGTTGAAAAATAATGCTACAGTATGTTACTAATCataatttgttttttccttgatACGCAAAATACTCGATTACAGATCaatgaggaaaaatatttccatacAAAGGgttttcaaattatttaaagACTTGCAACAAGAGTAATGTTAGAAATTAGGTATGAGTAATACAACCATTGTCTTAGTGCACATCTGTATTCACCTTGTAAAGCATCTGTAGTAGCTATAATTTAAAGCTGCTTTTATATTCACCTTTAAATACACCAACTCTTCATTTTCTGTCCAATTTCACATGCTCCCTGTGCACAAAGATAGCAAGAACAGCAGTTACTTTTCTTCTCACCTGCTCAGTCTCAGCTAGACCAGCAAATTTCACAAAGCCACTGGAACTGCATTCCAAAACTGGTACAAGGTCTTCTGGTAGCTCCTCCATCTGCTTTAGTCCCTCACAGCTACAGGCTGGTGTTTCTGTTACGGTAAAGCACTGGTAAATGTAATGTCACTCCCAGATAGTTACccaaaaagcaaacccaaagCCATCAGAGCAGATGTTCtgaatagaaaaatattttagtgaaAGAATGCTTAAAATTGCCTTCTGTACCAGCAACATACATCACCACTGATTCAGATACAAGCATGATGTTAGGCACGAAAATGAGCttcataaaaatcccataaatatCGAGGCCTAAACCAAGGTGTATTTGGGGTTCACGGTTTCCAGTTCCCAAAGCATttagaaatggaaaatacaTTTCATTACAGTGGGCAGGTAAAAACTTAGGGATTAAATTTACAGGTTAAAATTACTCAGTGCAGGTCTGCATTTACATACACTAAAATTTGCTATAAAAGTCTCATTAATTTATGTTGGAAGAATTTGCCTGATATAATCTGCCAAGAAAAGAGCTTTCATGTTGTTTGGTCTGAAGAGCAAATCTGTCTGCTGCATGGCATTCCCAAATACTATACTTCATCCAGAACATACAAAGTACCCCCTCACCTCTGTAGTTTCTTGAAAGTTCTAGGATTTCTTGTGAAAGCTCATATCTGAATAGTGGTAAACAATTATCATTTCACCTTCCCCAGATACGGTTTACAGATTAGGAGGATTTTCAAAAGGTTTACACTTTTTAAGTCATACACATACCATGAATGAAATCATCTTCACTTTATTGGCATGGAAATGAAAGGAATAAGTCAGATTTCTTTGCATACCAGACTCTTTATCATGTAGCAGCACAACTGGAGTTTGAGTAGCTCTGCTTCTGAGTGAATCCAAGACTGCCCTCCATTTTGGCTTCTGAACTTCATCCTGAATTAGATCTCCATTCTTAATGGGAAAGgggtggagaaggaaaaaacccacaggttatatatatatatacaggtGTTTGTGATATGAAAAACAGGCAAATAAATTTCCTTTGCTATTTTACATTCAAAAGACCCATTATTTCATTAGAACTGCTATTGTTTCATACAATTTTCTTATTTCAACATTTTccagtaaataatttttttttaataattcacAACATTTCCAGCTGTAATCATAAACTTTCCTTTAGTTTTCCCTTCATACTTTACAAATCattaaggaagaaattctgAGTCACAAGCACATAATATATCAGATCACAGGTGAAACAGTGGCTAAATTATATGGTCATCAACAAAGATGAAAGAAAGTCCAATCAAGTAGGGAATAAGACTAATCGTTCAGTGTCCAGCTACAAAGACAATTGTTCCTAGGTTGGAAGAACTCCAAGTGGAATAACCATTCTGAacaaaattttgtttttccattGATAATTTAATTGCATATTTCATATTCTGTTCTTGACATTTATGTTGAGTCCCTGATTGAATTTGAAAATTTTGACACTTCCTGATGCAAAGCAGATATCCCTATTGCTTGACAACAGCAGGTCACATTTCACATGCACTGTGCTCATTTTCAGTAAACAGAAGAATCAGATTTGACTGTCTCAACAAAAACACATCATTGAGACAGTAACCAAAACAGCTACACCACAGAAACCAAGACAACACAGGCACTTTTGTCTTCCTGCAGTGCTTTGCATCAAAagccagaagaaaataaatctgatCACTTTGCACTGAgctgcaattttaaaattacatatgCATGGAAAGGCAATGACTTCCAAGTCTTCAGTTCCTAGTGAGTCAGAAAAGGCTGCTGATTTTCCACAGGACCACCAGtgagaataatttttatttcagtccAAGTCAGCTGCCTCATTGTTGTGCTCTATCAAAAGATCTTGACTGGGAGGCACTTAAGTGGAAACCACAACACTTCCAAGATTTCTTCCCTTATTTTCTCAGTAATATCAACtaatagaatagtttgggttgaaaggtatcttaaaggtcatctagtttCAACcaccctgccatgagcagggacaccttccaccagaccggGTTGCTCatgccccatccagcctggtcttgaacactcccaggggcAGGGCATCCAAAACCTCTCTGTGCAACCTGTTTGAAACTAATGCCAATTCCCTGAAACACAACCATTCCTTTCCTCCaccttttaatttatttctttacagaTATCAACTCTTGATTTAAATGTGGGTACTGTGAAAAGAAAGTTACACAAAATGATGAATAAGACACAAGGCTCGGGTGGCAAAACATCACACTGAGAAATCAAGACCTCAGCTGTCATGTGGAAGCTGCAGAAAGATTCATTGCTTGGTTTTGTCATACTTTTCCCTCACCTTCAACAGACCCCCCTAATGCTCACATGTAGAAACTGATAAGCTCTCACAGAGCCACATGTAACaagctgcttttttttggtGTATGTTCATTTCTCATTCAGGCATGTACTGCAACTGGAATACTGCAGACAGGATGCTGAGTTTGGAAATTCAAGTTTTCCACAAGATTTACTTGGAGACTACACTTCACCATGAGATGCAGTTCACCTCTTGTATTGCACACAATTTCTCATTCTTATAGCTGTTGATGGAGTATGATGAGATCAAATAGGATTTTTCTTGTAACTGTTTTGGCTTAAATACTACAAGATCGAGGTGCTGAGACTGAGAAATTCTATTTTAATACATGCTGGTAAAACTCCAGATAAAGGGGGAAAACCCTTTTCAGTTTTACAGAAAAAACACCAGATGTCTCCCTCCTTCTTTTATCAtggaaactgattttttttcccctgctataTCAAGTCATTTTCTACTAGAAAAATGCAAGTGTACTTGCAGTACCAAAATAGGAGGAAGAGACAATCAGAAATGCAGAAGGCACAGGATTTAATGCTGCTGATTCTATACACAGTATTTAAAGAACACTATCCACTCTGCAGCAGAGTAAAGTAAAATTAAGGCCTGTTCATTTATACCAAAGACTGGGTAACTGAGACTCTAGTCTCCTATGACACCAGAAATGTAAGTTAATACTTCAAAAATAAATGGTCAGAAAGCTTCTTGTAGAGGAAAAAATAGGC
This window harbors:
- the C4H4orf50 gene encoding uncharacterized protein C4orf50 homolog isoform X2, translated to MVRARGCHKKCTARTGEGLLTRQRSVKIATSWVFQELEDAGTPEEKVNSAGEENLTLRIKELEKSREKLKGVLEDCVESNSILRNRMKELELSHKTLLVRIDQLCVKLDRVENANLRIKGKLQSIQEDLIHLVGSQKKSEKKHKEKLHWLQEQLKTKEDEIKSQSEYFEHYKRRQRQQTAVLRKRDCHLQDEVSRLEKQVLDLNAHVALLTSKLEEGMVQHLQQKLQSVCSGTQGCKDPGREEMEWKTCIENVEHDLKSHLKAFQQNLKFLREKEENTRREQADLLTELQCSQDTEDFLRTKLEESHHHVYSLKLSVIKLQEKVEELLNENRTLKDEGTMKLKKKKEKYSERTRLVDGDNSVNLVSQLNGDLIQDEVQKPKWRAVLDSLRSRATQTPVVLLHDKESETPACSCEGLKQMEELPEDLVPVLECSSSGFVKFAGLAETEQVTLGPRRANTLEDSFTLLRCTPSHHAAGLLPPCSEKLPSDETSKETKDEETFCLLKEHTVTPPVKTFPASVVEILMRKKLQLTLFEPGRCNIAAFTTEKKVRNLSFCETNTNLWPDGLCIVAKGGFYDRATEFLHGMLSSTVAEIFTASLEECNMEKHWENKQILPGSASEKKCLDKDVDDEKYHQKIFTGRAEREEIQNDEAQQQQVTCDLEESSKVSYKTELFSRGKPGVVARESLHSMQGAQSLPVDSKAFKKCFGGSPERMEKEEKTSENCIPDVNRGCNGEDIIEMEAKGKQTEKPTHQTSPSSNISLKKRKDQTLKLHEPNKDFSCQKIAAKNVQHEYSQNFFSSDEERYPLKLLFPLQERPVCISKLFQPRKSFYKCFCPLSTWEAGNECNVRISVLEKAVAACSQRIFLLMQENENYAQKVSILQQENDKYAQMMCALEEEMDAYFQYVLAADEANVVSFQNLLNEKEVADGCYDNLTGESTMTPGTFLVANFSNNLSYVEEKNRNSEKDSWTISPNRLHGSALSLNGRKMRYFQLLSDLKEERSRCFKEMAKLLQDKENCVAKYNELMQERKRNLQRIALSEGEKETLLAHLAEIKCEQDKYRTLVSELQDCKTSCYQTISDLQEEKHVLQRKIDRIKQETSERLDELQKANTNFILENKNLKELMSSLGFTYEELRKEESIGTKKNIVKLKEESQQPGLKPKKVETACSVTQTEEQGVLAVDPSDYSGQKGSMFESYSMMKEKVRKVEEQLKIQQKELEKSKKEAQKWYRELGFAETRCEETKTRLMQALSELDHLKQEVGDKMQGKQHCKLMPVYTLKDAQEKEVNKIASKRLEQQVLTLKAQLRDQAALQSQFHGLQNEVELLQAQLCEKEKELQKRKSEVKLTLAPLKAKLACLTQKCQERNSFIRRMHDEFHRQGFINSAFDEEMKSLVNDMTLAEYMAAFTPMCNQMLPSSTDVSQAKGQPEDRVAGAKGSRRIGSASGDSQPGMGGPHSSPLTPKLCAGSSIGVTSPERITALH
- the C4H4orf50 gene encoding uncharacterized protein C4orf50 homolog isoform X11, which produces MVRARGCHKKCTARTGEGLLTRQRSVKIATSWVFQELEDAGTPEEKVNSAGEENLTLRIKELEKSREKLKGVLEDCVESNSILRNRMKELELSHKTLLVRIDQLCVKLDRVENANLRIKGKLQSIQEDLIHLVGSQKKSEKKHKEKLHWLQEQLKTKEDEIKSQSEYFEHYKRRQRQQTAVLRKRDCHLQDEVSRLEKQVLDLNAHVALLTSKLEEGMVQHLQQKLQSVCSGTQGCKDPGREEMEWKTCIENVEHDLKSHLKAFQQNLKFLREKEENTRREQADLLTELQCSQDTEDFLRTKLEESHHHVYSLKLSVIKLQEKVEELLNENRTLKDEGTMKLKKKKEKYSERTRLVDGDNSVNLVSQLNGDLIQDEVQKPKWRAVLDSLRSRATQTPVVLLHDKESETPACSCEGLKQMEELPEDLVPVLECSSSGFVKFAGLAETEQVTLGPRRANTLEDSFTLLRCTPSHHAAGLLPPCSEKLPSDETSKETKDEETFCLLKEHTVTPPVKTFPASVVEILMRKKLQLTLFEPGRCNIAAFTTEKKVRNLSFCETNTNLWPDGLCIVAKGGFYDRATEFLHGMLSSTVAEIFTASLEECNMEKHWENKQILPGSASEKKCLDKDVDDEKYHQKIFTGRAEREEIQNDEAQQQQVTCDLEESSKVSYKTELFSRGKPGVVARESLHSMQGAQSLPVDSKAFKKCFGGSPERMEKEEKTSENCIPDVNRGCNGEDIIEMEAKGKQTEKPTHQTSPSSNISLKKRKDQTLKLHEPNKDFSCQKIAAKNVQHEYSQNFFSSDEERYPLKLLFPLQERPVCISKLFQPRKSFYKCFCPLSTWEAGNECNVRISVLEKAVAACSQRIFLLMQENENYAQKVSILQQENDKYAQMMCALEEEMDAYFQYVLAADEANVVSFQNLLNEKEVADGCYDNLTGESTMTPGTFLVANFSNNLSYVEEKNRNSEKDSWTISPNRLHGSALSLNGRKMRYFQLLSDLKEERSRCFKEMAKLLQDKENCVAKYNELMQERKRNLQRIALSEGEKETLLAHLAEIKCEQDKYRTLVSELQDCKTSCYQTISDLQEEKHVLQRKIDRIKQETSERLDELQKANTNFILENKNLKELMSSLGFTYEELRKEESIGTKKNIVKLKEESQQPGLKPKKVETACSVTQTEEQGVLAVDPSDYSGQKGSMFESYSMMKEKVRKVEEQLKIQQKELEKSKKEEYIYGVVTGITHMPCGQTIGSSRCVEYVKEKLQWCFCGGCMNLLSFDSCFMRLPSFQARQLE
- the C4H4orf50 gene encoding uncharacterized protein C4orf50 homolog isoform X8, which gives rise to MKELELSHKTLLVRIDQLCVKLDRVENANLRIKGKLQSIQEDLIHLVGSQKKSEKKHKEKLHWLQEQLKTKEDEIKSQSEYFEHYKRRQRQQTAVLRKRDCHLQDEVSRLEKQVLDLNAHVALLTSKLEEGMVQHLQQKLQSVCSGTQGCKDPGREEMEWKTCIENVEHDLKSHLKAFQQNLKFLREKEENTRREQADLLTELQCSQDTEDFLRTKLEESHHHVYSLKLSVIKLQEKVEELLNENRTLKDEGTMKLKKKKEKYSERTRLVDGDNSVNLVSQLNGDLIQDEVQKPKWRAVLDSLRSRATQTPVVLLHDKESETPACSCEGLKQMEELPEDLVPVLECSSSGFVKFAGLAETEQVTLGPRRANTLEDSFTLLRCTPSHHAAGLLPPCSEKLPSDETSKETKDEETFCLLKEHTVTPPVKTFPASVVEILMRKKLQLTLFEPGRCNIAAFTTEKKVRNLSFCETNTNLWPDGLCIVAKGGFYDRATEFLHGMLSSTVAEIFTASLEECNMEKHWENKQILPGSASEKKCLDKDVDDEKYHQKIFTGRAEREEIQNDEAQQQQVTCDLEESSKVSYKTELFSRGKPGVVARESLHSMQGAQSLPVDSKAFKKCFGGSPERMEKEEKTSENCIPDVNRGCNGEDIIEMEAKGKQTEKPTHQTSPSSNISLKKRKDQTLKLHEPNKDFSCQKIAAKNVQHEYSQNFFSSDEERYPLKLLFPLQERPVCISKLFQPRKSFYKCFCPLSTWEAGNECNVRISVLEKAVAACSQRIFLLMQENENYAQKVSILQQENDKYAQMMCALEEEMDAYFQYVLAADEANVVSFQNLLNEKEVADGCYDNLTGESTMTPGTFLVANFSNNLSYVEEKNRNSEKDSWTISPNRLHGSALSLNGRKMRYFQLLSDLKEERSRCFKEMAKLLQDKENCVAKYNELMQERKRNLQRIALSEGEKETLLAHLAEIKCEQDKYRTLVSELQDCKTSCYQTISDLQEEKHVLQRKIDRIKQETSERLDELQKANTNFILENKNLKELMSSLGFTYEELRKEESIGTKKNIVKLKEESQQPGLKPKKVETACSVTQTEEQGVLAVDPSDYSGQKGSMFESYSMMKEKVRKVEEQLKIQQKELEKSKKEAQKWYRELGFAETRCEETKTRLMQALSELDHLKQEVGDKMQGKQHCKLMPVYTLKDAQEKEVNKIASKRLEQQVLTLKAQLRDQAALQSQFHGLQNEVELLQAQLCEKEKELQKRKSEVKLTLAPLKAKLACLTQKCQERNSFIRRMHDEFHRQGFINSAFDEEMKSLVNDMTLAEYMAAFTPMCNQVMLPSSTDVSQAKGQPEDRVAGAKGSRRIGSASGDSQPGMGGPHSSPLTPKLCAGSSIGVTSPERITALH
- the C4H4orf50 gene encoding uncharacterized protein C4orf50 homolog isoform X10; the protein is MVRARGCHKKCTARTGEGLLTRQRSVKIATSWVFQELEDAGTPEEKVNSAGEENLTLRIKELEKSREKLKGVLEDCVESNSILRNRMKELELSHKTLLVRIDQLCVKLDRVENANLRIKGKLQSIQEDLIHLVGSQKKSEKKHKEKLHWLQEQLKTKEDEIKSQSEYFEHYKRRQRQQTAVLRKRDCHLQDEVSRLEKQVLDLNAHVALLTSKLEEGMVQHLQQKLQSVCSGTQGCKDPGREEMEWKTCIENVEHDLKSHLKAFQQNLKFLREKEENTRREQADLLTELQCSQDTEDFLRTKLEESHHHVYSLKLSVIKLQEKVEELLNENRTLKDEGTMKLKKKKEKYSERTRLVDGDNSVNLVSQLNGDLIQDEVQKPKWRAVLDSLRSRATQTPVVLLHDKESETPACSCEGLKQMEELPEDLVPVLECSSSGFVKFAGLAETEQVTLGPRRANTLEDSFTLLRCTPSHHAAGLLPPCSEKLPSDETSKETKDEETFCLLKEHTVTPPVKTFPASVVEILMRKKLQLTLFEPGRCNIAAFTTEKKVRNLSFCETNTNLWPDGLCIVAKGGFYDRATEFLHGMLSSTVAEIFTASLEECNMEKHWENKQILPGSASEKKCLDKDVDDEKYHQKIFTGRAEREEIQNDEAQQQQVTCDLEESSKVSYKTELFSRGKPGVVARESLHSMQGAQSLPVDSKAFKKCFGGSPERMEKEEKTSENCIPDVNRGCNGEDIIEMEAKGKQTEKPTHQTSPSSNISLKKRKDQTLKLHEPNKDFSCQKIAAKNVQHEYSQNFFSSDEERYPLKLLFPLQERPVCISKLFQPRKSFYKCFCPLSTWEAGNECNVRISVLEKAVAACSQRIFLLMQENENYAQKVSILQQENDKYAQMMCALEEEMDAYFQYVLAADEANVVSFQNLLNEKEVADGCYDNLTGESTMTPGTFLVANFSNNLSYVEEKNRNSEKDSWTISPNRLHGSALSLNGRKMRYFQLLSDLKEERSRCFKEMAKLLQDKENCVAKYNELMQERKRNLQRIALSEGEKETLLAHLAEIKCEQDKYRTLVSELQDCKTSCYQTISDLQEEKHVLQRKIDRIKQETSERLDELQKANTNFILENKNLKELMSSLGFTYEELRKEESIGTKKNIVKLKEESQQPGLKPKKVETACSVTQTEEQGVLAVDPSDYSGQKGSMFESYSMMKEKVRKVEEQLKIQQKELEKSKKEMLPSSTDVSQAKGQPEDRVAGAKGSRRIGSASGDSQPGMGGPHSSPLTPKLCAGSSIGVTSPERITALH
- the C4H4orf50 gene encoding uncharacterized protein C4orf50 homolog isoform X7; the protein is MVRARGCHKKCTARTGEGLLTRQRSVKIATSWVFQELEDAGTPEEKVNSAGEENLTLRIKELEKSREKLKGVLEDCVESNSILRNRMKELELSHKTLLVRIDQLCVKLDRVENANLRIKGKLQSIQEDLIHLVGSQKKSEKKHKEKLHWLQEQLKTKEDEIKSQSEYFEHYKRRQRQQTAVLRKRDCHLQDEVSRLEKQVLDLNAHVALLTSKLEEGMVQHLQQKLQSVCSGTQGCKDPGREEMEWKTCIENVEHDLKSHLKAFQQNLKFLREKEENTRREQADLLTELQCSQDTEDFLRTKLEESHHHVYSLKLSVIKLQEKVEELLNENRTLKDEGTMKLKKKKEKYSERTRLVDGDNSVNLVSQLNGDLIQDEVQKPKWRAVLDSLRSRATQTPVVLLHDKESETPACSCEGLKQMEELPEDLVPVLECSSSGFVKFAGLAETEQVTLGPRRANTLEDSFTLLRCTPSHHAAGLLPPCSEKLPSDETSKETKDEETFCLLKEHTVTPPVKTFPASVVEILMRKKLQLTLFEPGRCNIAAFTTEKKVRNLSFCETNTNLWPDGLCIVAKGGFYDRATEFLHGMLSSTVAEIFTASLEECNMEKHWENKQILPGSASEKKCLDKDVDDEKYHQKIFTGRAEREEIQNDEAQQQQVTCDLEESSKVSYKTELFSRGKPGVVARESLHSMQGAQSLPVDSKAFKKCFGGSPERMEKEEKTSENCIPDVNRGCNGEDIIEMEAKGKQTEKPTHQTSPSSNISLKKRKDQTLKLHEPNKDFSCQKIAAKNVQHEYSQNFFSSDEERYPLKLLFPLQERPVCISKLFQPRKSFYKCFCPLSTWEAGNECNVRISVLEKAVAACSQRIFLLMQENENYAQKVSILQQENDKYAQMMCALEEEMDAYFQYVLAADEANVVSFQNLLNEKEVADGCYDNLTGESTMTPGTFLVANFSNNLSYVEEKNRNSEKDSWTISPNRLHGSALSLNGRKMRYFQLLSDLKEERSRCFKEMAKLLQDKENCVAKYNELMQERKRNLQRIALSEGEKETLLAHLAEIKCEQDKYRTLVSELQDCKTSCYQTISDLQEEKHVLQRKIDRIKQETSERLDELQKANTNFILENKNLKELMSSLGFTYEELRKEESIGTKKNIVKLKEESQQPGLKPKKVETACSVTQTEEQGVLAVDPSDYSGQKGSMFESYSMMKEKVRKVEEQLKIQQKELEKSKKEAQKWYRELGFAETRCEETKTRLMQALSELDHLKQEVGDKMQGKQHCKLMPVYTLKDAQEKEVNKIASKRLEQQVLTLKAQLRDQAALQSQFHGLQNEVELLQAQLCEKMLPSSTDVSQAKGQPEDRVAGAKGSRRIGSASGDSQPGMGGPHSSPLTPKLCAGSSIGVTSPERITALH
- the C4H4orf50 gene encoding uncharacterized protein C4orf50 homolog isoform X5, with product MVRARGCHKKCTARTGEGLLTRQRSVKIATSWVFQELEDAGTPEEKVNSAGEENLTLRIKELEKSREKLKGVLEDCVESNSILRNRMKELELSHKTLLVRIDQLCVKLDRVENANLRIKGKLQSIQEDLIHLVGSQKKSEKKHKEKLHWLQEQLKTKEDEIKSQSEYFEHYKRRQRQQTAVLRKRDCHLQDEVSRLEKQVLDLNAHVALLTSKLEEGMVQHLQQKLQSVCSGTQGCKDPGREEMEWKTCIENVEHDLKSHLKAFQQNLKFLREKEENTRREQADLLTELQCSQDTEDFLRTKLEESHHHVYSLKLSVIKLQEKVEELLNENRTLKDEGTMKLKKKKEKYSERTRLVDGDNSVNLVSQLNGDLIQDEVQKPKWRAVLDSLRSRATQTPVVLLHDKESETPACSCEGLKQMEELPEDLVPVLECSSSGFVKFAGLAETEQVTLGPRRANTLEDSFTLLRCTPSHHAAGLLPPCSEKLPSDETSKETKDEETFCLLKEHTVTPPVKTFPASVVEILMRKKLQLTLFEPGRCNIAAFTTEKKVRNLSFCETNTNLWPDGLCIVAKGGFYDRATEFLHGMLSSTVAEIFTASLEECNMEKHWENKQILPGSASEKKCLDKDVDDEKYHQKIFTGRAEREEIQNDEAQQQQVTCDLEESSKVSYKTELFSRGKPGVVARESLHSMQGAQSLPVDSKAFKKCFGGSPERMEKEEKTSENCIPDVNRGCNGEDIIEMEAKGKQTEKPTHQTSPSSNISLKKRKDQTLKLHEPNKDFSCQKIAAKNVQHEYSQNFFSSDEERYPLKLLFPLQERPVCISKLFQPRKSFYKCFCPLSTWEAGNECNVRISVLEKAVAACSQRIFLLMQENENYAQKVSILQQENDKYAQMMCALEEEMDAYFQYVLAADEANVVSFQNLLNEKEVADGCYDNLTGESTMTPGTFLVANFSNNLSYVEEKNRNSEKDSWTISPNRLHGSALSLNGRKMRYFQLLSDLKEERSRCFKEMAKLLQDKENCVAKYNELMQERKRNLQRIALSEGEKETLLAHLAEIKCEQDKYRTLVSELQDCKTSCYQTISDLQEEKHVLQRKIDRIKQETSERLDELQKANTNFILENKNLKELMSSLGFTYEELRKEESIGTKKNIVKLKEESQQPGLKPKKVETACSVTQTEEQGVLAVDPSDYSGQKGSMFESYSMMKEKVRKVEEQLKIQQKELEKSKKEAQKWYRELGFAETRCEETKTRLMQALSELDHLKQEVGDKMQGKQHCKLMPVYTLKDAQEKEVNKIASKRLEQQVLTLKAQLRDQAALQSQFHGLQNEVELLQAQLCEKEKELQKRKSEVKLTLAPLKMLPSSTDVSQAKGQPEDRVAGAKGSRRIGSASGDSQPGMGGPHSSPLTPKLCAGSSIGVTSPERITALH